One stretch of Syntrophorhabdaceae bacterium DNA includes these proteins:
- the gltX gene encoding glutamate--tRNA ligase, producing MVKVRFAPSPTGNLHIGNALTAVINYLFSRKEKGRFCLRIEDTDVERSSKEYELSIIEDLKWLGIDWDEGPIRQTERLDIYRIHADILINKGFAYRCFCTKEEVEYMRQSYLLKGLPPRYNGRCRDLPRDTIEGYIKEGRGYVVRFKSFMKPLTFQDVIHGSINFPYDHVDDFIILRSDGIPSYNFAAAVDDMITGITHVIRGTDHISNTPKQIMLFQALEGVQPIYAHHSLLVGEDRKPLSKRHGVTSISDFRAMGIMREALINYLGIIGRSMEKEFMSQDELIDKFELHSLSCSDSFFDLEKLLWLNKEHIKRATAERLIEEAGLPKHYREKAEALKENIRTLRELKDFMSIFDGAYIDDNAMDFVSKIKDIGFISEILEDSIKKYPDIGFDDLYTILNERLKLSKKELMLALRVIITGKKSGPPIKDIFPLIDINNILKRLECLKKTLSLK from the coding sequence TTGGTTAAGGTAAGATTTGCTCCAAGCCCTACAGGAAATCTCCATATAGGTAATGCATTGACAGCAGTGATAAATTATCTCTTTTCAAGAAAGGAAAAGGGGAGATTTTGCCTGAGGATTGAAGACACAGACGTGGAGAGGTCGAGCAAGGAATATGAATTGTCTATAATAGAAGACCTTAAATGGCTTGGTATAGACTGGGATGAAGGGCCTATAAGACAGACTGAAAGGTTGGATATATATAGAATACATGCTGATATTCTCATAAATAAGGGGTTTGCCTATCGGTGCTTCTGCACCAAGGAGGAAGTGGAATATATGAGGCAGTCCTATTTATTGAAGGGTTTGCCTCCGAGGTATAATGGAAGATGCAGAGACCTACCAAGGGATACAATAGAAGGCTACATAAAGGAGGGAAGGGGCTATGTTGTAAGGTTTAAGTCCTTTATGAAACCCCTGACATTCCAAGATGTCATACACGGTAGTATAAATTTTCCTTATGACCATGTGGATGACTTTATAATATTAAGATCAGATGGGATACCATCGTATAATTTTGCTGCAGCGGTAGATGATATGATAACAGGTATAACCCATGTCATAAGAGGAACTGACCACATATCTAATACGCCAAAACAGATTATGCTCTTTCAAGCCCTTGAAGGCGTCCAGCCCATATATGCCCACCACTCCCTTCTTGTAGGTGAAGACAGAAAACCACTTAGTAAAAGACATGGGGTTACAAGTATTAGTGATTTTAGGGCTATGGGCATCATGAGAGAGGCGCTTATTAATTATCTTGGTATAATAGGTAGATCCATGGAAAAGGAATTCATGTCTCAAGATGAGCTTATAGACAAATTCGAACTCCATTCTCTTTCATGCTCTGATTCTTTTTTTGACCTTGAAAAGCTTCTCTGGCTTAATAAAGAGCATATAAAGAGGGCGACGGCAGAAAGACTCATAGAAGAGGCAGGGCTACCTAAGCATTACAGAGAAAAGGCAGAGGCTCTGAAGGAAAATATAAGGACATTGAGAGAATTAAAGGATTTTATGTCTATCTTTGATGGTGCATATATTGATGATAATGCGATGGATTTTGTCTCCAAAATAAAAGATATAGGATTTATCTCAGAGATACTGGAGGATTCTATAAAAAAATACCCTGATATAGGGTTTGATGATTTATATACAATACTGAATGAAAGATTAAAGCTGTCAAAAAAGGAACTCATGTTGGCACTGAGAGTAATCATTACAGGAAAGAAAAGCGGACCCCCTATAAAAGATATATTTCCTCTAATCGATATAAACAACATTTTAAAGAGGCTTGAATGCTTAAAAAAGACCTTATCTTTAAAATAA
- a CDS encoding TRAM domain-containing protein, translating into MDVIIQIVMVMVTTVTGYFIVREIFANNFIGLFGAIGGLGLGYVIIKCEEKLKEIELKRIIGSLIGIILGLFIANLFISRLLLAIVKDIPITLPIYILIYFVVGYLGFRIGEKKSMVMDLSKIPILDRMQESEDAKLVDTSTIIDGRIADICETGFMQGTFVIPQFVLYEIQHIADQQDPVKRTRGRRGLDVLHRLQKQNFVRVKIVDYDFPKLKDVDSKLIALAKKLNAKIITNDYNLNKVAELQGIEVLNMNQLATALKPVILPGELMNIKILKEGKEYGQGIGYLDDGTMVVVDEAKKMLGKSVDVIVTSVLQTTSGRMIFAKLKELAEKEFVIVDEYRMGEQIR; encoded by the coding sequence GTGGATGTCATAATCCAGATTGTCATGGTCATGGTGACCACTGTAACCGGTTATTTTATAGTCAGGGAAATTTTTGCAAACAATTTTATTGGGCTATTCGGTGCAATAGGTGGCCTTGGTCTTGGCTACGTCATTATAAAGTGTGAAGAAAAACTAAAGGAGATAGAATTAAAAAGGATTATAGGGAGCCTCATAGGCATCATACTTGGGCTCTTTATTGCCAATCTCTTTATATCAAGACTTCTTCTTGCTATTGTAAAGGATATACCTATTACTCTTCCTATCTATATCCTCATATATTTTGTAGTTGGCTATCTTGGGTTCAGGATTGGTGAAAAAAAGAGTATGGTTATGGATCTATCCAAGATACCCATATTGGACAGGATGCAGGAGTCAGAGGATGCTAAACTCGTTGATACAAGCACGATCATAGATGGTAGGATAGCAGATATATGCGAAACAGGATTCATGCAGGGCACATTTGTTATACCTCAGTTTGTCCTTTATGAAATCCAGCATATAGCAGATCAGCAGGATCCGGTAAAAAGGACCAGGGGCAGGAGGGGTCTTGATGTCCTACACAGGCTTCAGAAGCAGAATTTTGTAAGGGTTAAGATAGTAGATTATGATTTTCCAAAGCTCAAGGATGTGGATTCAAAGCTTATTGCCCTGGCAAAAAAACTAAACGCAAAGATTATAACAAACGATTATAACCTCAATAAGGTAGCAGAATTACAGGGGATAGAAGTATTAAATATGAATCAGCTTGCTACAGCCTTAAAACCTGTCATACTCCCAGGTGAGTTAATGAATATAAAGATACTCAAAGAAGGTAAAGAGTATGGACAGGGAATAGGCTATCTTGATGATGGTACTATGGTTGTGGTGGATGAGGCAAAGAAGATGCTTGGCAAAAGTGTAGATGTGATTGTTACAAGTGTTCTGCAGACCACATCGGGAAGGATGATATTTGCAAAGCTTAAGGAGCTTGCTGAAAAGGAATTTGTTATAGTAGATGAATACAGAATGGGAGAACAGATAAGATAA
- a CDS encoding HAMP domain-containing sensor histidine kinase has translation MLKKDLIFKIKNIFRSLSLKTQLLLIFLFLLLLTIGSLTIIYSRTEDLVIEKVTENIDDITKAIQISVEELTYKGNTTERLKSYVDMLNKKGISEISIISDSSEVIASSNPKKIGTLEKISEKKSGRKKDLIITARMGEESKKETQKIYNLIMPVSIKGQNIGYVHINMILDDYKMLQRKNHMKRILSMIFAFSIGIVLSLLIAEKYTEPIKKVAEASKKIAKGELVKIRSKNRKDEIGTLIESYNEMVDKLAEREELQEKLKKSEQLSIIGQLSSGIAHEIRNPLNFLTLSIGHIKERISELQLEDRNDLIKLLDNITKEIFRVNELIHNFLLLGKPIKLHKEWASLESIISETIEILKDKIRSGIFINVVSKDENEYIYCDREYIRLCIINLIVNAIQAITEEKGTITIEYGKDGSFNYIKVMDTGEGISKSEIDRIFEPYFSTKKFGIGLGLTITKRFVEEHGGSIFIDSELNKGTTIAIRIPYDDEQFRKYTAC, from the coding sequence ATGCTTAAAAAAGACCTTATCTTTAAAATAAAGAATATCTTCAGGAGCCTGTCCTTAAAGACCCAGCTTCTACTCATATTTCTTTTTCTCCTTCTTTTAACCATAGGATCTCTTACGATAATCTACTCAAGAACAGAAGACCTGGTCATTGAAAAGGTTACGGAGAATATAGACGATATAACAAAGGCAATCCAGATAAGTGTAGAAGAATTAACTTATAAAGGAAATACTACAGAGCGACTCAAGAGTTATGTGGATATGCTGAATAAAAAAGGTATAAGTGAGATATCAATTATCAGCGACAGTTCAGAGGTTATAGCAAGCTCTAATCCAAAAAAGATAGGGACACTGGAAAAGATCAGCGAGAAAAAATCCGGTAGGAAAAAGGATCTCATCATCACAGCAAGGATGGGGGAAGAGAGCAAAAAAGAGACGCAAAAGATATATAATTTGATCATGCCTGTCTCTATAAAGGGTCAGAATATAGGATACGTCCATATCAATATGATCTTAGATGATTATAAGATGCTTCAGAGAAAAAATCACATGAAGAGAATATTGAGCATGATATTCGCATTCAGCATAGGTATTGTCCTGAGCCTCTTGATTGCAGAAAAATACACAGAGCCCATAAAAAAGGTTGCCGAAGCCAGTAAGAAGATAGCCAAAGGTGAGCTTGTAAAGATAAGAAGCAAGAACAGGAAGGATGAAATAGGAACCCTAATCGAAAGCTACAATGAGATGGTAGATAAACTGGCAGAAAGGGAAGAGTTGCAGGAAAAGCTCAAGAAATCTGAACAGTTATCTATTATCGGACAACTTTCATCCGGTATAGCCCATGAGATCCGTAACCCCCTAAATTTTCTCACTCTTTCCATAGGCCACATAAAAGAGCGCATATCTGAATTGCAGTTAGAGGATAGAAACGACCTTATCAAGCTCCTTGATAATATCACAAAAGAAATATTCAGGGTGAACGAACTTATCCATAATTTCCTCCTCCTGGGAAAGCCCATAAAACTCCATAAGGAATGGGCATCTCTTGAGTCCATAATCTCAGAAACCATTGAAATACTTAAAGATAAAATAAGAAGCGGAATCTTTATAAATGTTGTAAGCAAAGATGAAAATGAATATATTTACTGCGACAGGGAATATATAAGGCTCTGTATTATAAACCTTATAGTAAATGCCATTCAGGCAATAACAGAGGAAAAAGGGACTATAACCATAGAATACGGCAAAGATGGGTCATTTAATTATATTAAGGTAATGGATACAGGGGAAGGAATATCGAAATCAGAGATAGATAGGATTTTTGAACCATATTTTTCTACAAAAAAGTTCGGTATAGGTTTGGGTCTCACCATAACAAAAAGGTTTGTTGAGGAACATGGAGGAAGTATTTTTATAGATAGTGAATTAAATAAAGGCACCACCATCGCAATAAGGATTCCATATGATGATGAACAATTTAGGAAATATACTGCTTGTTGA
- a CDS encoding zinc-ribbon domain-containing protein — translation MVVQIALPLPIAKTFSYLIPDRLQSFINMFQRVIVPFHNRYTFGYIVDVNGSSYEGLKEISDILDIHPLLGKDIERLCLWASNYYLTPIGLVFKYAVPKYIRPDRYLFVASLDRAQNKKSLNHLQGIKLEKAFSIMGKENVLECLQDGSITLKDRFTKKEFILYGDNEDKKDIKHEKILFLGGYRRRIEYYSELIETGIKKDKNILMLIPDYDTTGQFFYNTFVERFGERFYWYGSSIKQDSRMETYFRARNEKGVIIMGNKSSLFLPINNLSHIIIERHEEDSYRNENEFKFNAWEVGIKRAEIEGCPITLGTVAPKTEIFKRIHEGDFKVIRDKMPSLNIFSEEKIDKKVFFSGSLPHELIKIAEDGKKERKHIIIYTPRKYFSSQLLCLSCNNLFICPVCRGILSYKKKDNKTVCSVCQRESEYKETCPQCGSSLIRFLQIGAEYIKENLEKILEDTEVVIITGDNIKKQIKRLWVNDDRQPEIIVGTSILSRIYGLRCHELIFLGLEEMINLGGYRAEERLFQILMNIIDALNPHKICFFIDSKKDFHVKGFTDLNAFYEEELTKRKNAGFPPYNRLYLVEVEKGNQDAGERTVERIKKQIKESGYTQYLIGPLFEKKKRYRWRFIIKNGQKGLEETLISLYKLKDTHIEVDPTNI, via the coding sequence ATGGTTGTTCAGATTGCCCTTCCCTTGCCCATAGCAAAGACATTCTCATATTTGATACCTGATAGATTACAGTCATTTATTAATATGTTCCAAAGGGTGATCGTGCCATTCCACAATAGATATACCTTTGGTTATATAGTAGATGTAAATGGTAGTTCCTATGAAGGCCTCAAAGAGATCTCTGACATATTAGATATACATCCCCTCTTAGGTAAAGACATAGAAAGGCTATGCCTTTGGGCAAGCAATTATTATCTGACACCCATCGGCTTAGTGTTTAAGTATGCGGTCCCAAAATATATAAGACCAGACAGATACCTCTTTGTTGCTTCATTAGATAGGGCACAGAATAAAAAATCGTTGAATCATTTGCAGGGCATAAAACTTGAAAAGGCATTCTCAATCATGGGAAAAGAAAATGTCTTGGAGTGTCTACAAGACGGTAGCATCACCCTGAAGGATAGATTTACCAAAAAAGAATTCATACTCTATGGGGATAATGAAGATAAAAAAGATATTAAACATGAAAAAATCCTTTTTTTGGGAGGATATAGAAGACGTATAGAATACTATTCAGAATTGATAGAGACTGGGATAAAGAAAGATAAAAACATCCTCATGCTGATACCTGACTATGATACTACAGGCCAATTTTTTTATAACACCTTTGTTGAAAGATTCGGTGAAAGGTTTTACTGGTATGGTTCATCAATAAAGCAGGATTCAAGGATGGAGACTTATTTCAGGGCAAGAAACGAAAAGGGCGTCATTATTATGGGCAATAAAAGCTCTTTATTTCTTCCCATAAACAACCTCTCCCATATCATTATAGAGAGGCACGAGGAAGATAGCTACAGAAATGAGAACGAATTTAAGTTCAATGCTTGGGAAGTAGGGATAAAAAGGGCAGAGATAGAAGGTTGCCCTATTACCTTAGGCACTGTGGCACCGAAAACAGAGATATTCAAAAGAATACACGAAGGAGATTTCAAGGTAATTAGGGACAAGATGCCTTCCCTTAATATATTCTCCGAGGAAAAGATAGATAAGAAGGTCTTTTTCTCCGGTTCTCTACCTCATGAGCTTATAAAGATAGCAGAAGATGGAAAAAAGGAAAGAAAACATATAATTATATATACGCCGAGAAAATACTTTAGTTCTCAATTATTGTGCCTAAGCTGCAATAACCTTTTTATCTGCCCTGTATGCAGAGGAATCTTAAGCTATAAAAAAAAGGATAATAAAACAGTCTGCTCTGTCTGCCAGAGGGAATCAGAATATAAAGAGACATGTCCTCAGTGTGGAAGTAGCCTTATCAGATTTTTACAAATAGGGGCAGAATATATTAAAGAAAACCTGGAAAAAATTTTAGAAGATACAGAAGTGGTCATCATTACAGGGGATAACATTAAGAAGCAGATAAAAAGACTATGGGTTAATGATGACAGACAACCGGAGATAATAGTTGGGACAAGTATATTGTCCCGTATCTATGGGCTAAGATGTCATGAACTTATATTTTTAGGACTTGAAGAGATGATAAATTTAGGGGGATACAGGGCAGAGGAGAGGTTGTTCCAAATACTCATGAATATAATAGATGCCTTGAATCCCCATAAGATATGTTTTTTCATAGACTCAAAAAAGGATTTCCATGTGAAAGGTTTTACAGACCTTAATGCCTTTTATGAGGAAGAACTCACCAAGAGAAAAAATGCAGGATTCCCACCCTACAATCGCCTATATCTTGTAGAGGTAGAGAAGGGCAATCAAGATGCAGGTGAAAGGACCGTAGAGAGGATAAAAAAACAAATAAAGGAATCTGGATATACACAATATCTCATAGGTCCTCTTTTTGAAAAGAAAAAAAGATACAGATGGAGATTTATTATAAAGAACGGACAAAAAGGTTTGGAGGAAACCCTTATCTCTCTTTACAAACTAAAAGATACCCATATAGAGGTCGATCCTACAAACATCTGA
- the ispF gene encoding 2-C-methyl-D-erythritol 2,4-cyclodiphosphate synthase — protein sequence MRVGIGYDVHALVKGRKLFLGGIEIPSDKGLLGHSDGDCLIHAICDALLGAISEQDIGFHFPNTDETIKGISSIKILEYVSGLVKNKGYSIINIDAIVVAESPKVYPYRDRIKEQLAKILHIEKDCIGIKGKTTEGLGFTGRREGIAVYAVALVEKEPQKWQEATGELNFMG from the coding sequence ATGAGAGTAGGCATTGGTTATGATGTCCATGCCCTTGTGAAGGGAAGGAAACTGTTTCTTGGTGGCATAGAGATTCCCAGCGATAAAGGTTTGCTGGGTCATTCAGATGGAGACTGCCTTATCCATGCCATCTGCGATGCCCTTCTTGGCGCCATCTCCGAGCAGGATATAGGATTCCATTTTCCTAACACTGATGAGACCATAAAAGGGATAAGTAGCATAAAGATACTGGAATATGTATCTGGGCTTGTGAAAAATAAAGGCTATAGTATTATCAATATAGATGCCATTGTAGTGGCGGAATCTCCAAAGGTATATCCATACAGAGACCGCATAAAAGAGCAACTCGCAAAGATACTCCATATAGAAAAAGATTGCATAGGCATCAAAGGCAAAACAACAGAAGGACTTGGTTTTACTGGAAGAAGAGAAGGCATTGCTGTTTATGCTGTGGCATTGGTGGAAAAAGAACCGCAAAAATGGCAGGAGGCAACAGGGGAACTCAATTTCATGGGGTAA
- the murI gene encoding glutamate racemase, translated as MIRLENLSIGMFDSGVGGLTVLKELKRLLPRENIIYLGDTARVPYGNRSPETITRYALESALFLLTKGVKLLVIACNTSSAIAINILARKLPIPVIGVIEPGARGAVAATKKKKIGVIGTKATIMSKAYEKSIKAIDPEIEVVSKPCPLFVPIVEEGLEDDKVAHIMAHRYLKDLRESGIDTLVLGCTHYPVMEDVIKKTVGEHVQIINTGKETAKEVKTCLELKNILKNKGKGKCQYFVTDSPYMFKEIGERFLNIPVTPIRYIKSLDYKDFILR; from the coding sequence GTGATAAGATTGGAAAATCTCTCCATAGGCATGTTTGATTCCGGTGTAGGAGGACTTACGGTCCTAAAGGAGTTAAAAAGACTCCTTCCCAGGGAAAACATCATATATCTCGGTGATACTGCCAGGGTTCCTTATGGAAACAGGTCACCTGAGACCATAACCAGATATGCACTTGAGAGTGCCCTTTTTCTCCTCACAAAAGGTGTAAAACTCCTTGTTATTGCATGTAATACATCCTCTGCCATTGCCATAAACATACTTGCCAGGAAACTCCCCATCCCTGTAATAGGTGTTATAGAACCAGGGGCAAGGGGTGCTGTGGCAGCAACAAAGAAAAAAAAGATAGGTGTTATAGGCACAAAGGCCACCATAATGAGCAAGGCTTATGAAAAATCCATAAAAGCCATAGACCCTGAGATAGAGGTGGTATCAAAACCATGTCCTCTTTTTGTCCCTATAGTAGAAGAAGGTCTTGAAGACGATAAGGTTGCCCATATTATGGCACACAGATACCTAAAAGACCTAAGGGAATCGGGGATAGACACATTGGTTTTAGGGTGCACCCACTATCCTGTCATGGAAGATGTAATAAAAAAGACAGTGGGTGAACATGTGCAGATTATAAACACAGGGAAGGAAACAGCAAAAGAGGTTAAAACATGTCTTGAATTGAAAAACATATTGAAAAATAAAGGGAAAGGCAAATGCCAATATTTTGTCACTGACTCACCATATATGTTCAAAGAGATTGGGGAAAGGTTCCTCAACATCCCTGTTACCCCCATAAGATATATAAAAAGCCTTGATTATAAAGACTTTATCCTCCGCTAA
- the ispD gene encoding 2-C-methyl-D-erythritol 4-phosphate cytidylyltransferase, with amino-acid sequence MRILAIVLAGGAGKRMGAPTNKQFLLLDNKPIIVHTLQVFEECKPVDGVYLVVNQKDLPIIQEEILEQYRFNKIVKLVIGGRLRQDSVKNGLDAIENPCDIIIIHDGARPFISPSFIEKSIYLMEMFDAIIPALPVKDTIKVISKEGFVVKTLERDSLWQVQTPQTFKYDLITKAYREGMAKKLYGYDDATFLESIGKKVKVIEGSPYNIKITTPEDLIMARGILSEIKGSFNQ; translated from the coding sequence ATGAGAATATTAGCTATCGTCCTTGCAGGAGGGGCTGGGAAGAGGATGGGAGCCCCTACAAACAAGCAATTCCTGCTTCTTGATAATAAACCTATAATTGTCCATACCCTACAGGTCTTTGAGGAGTGCAAGCCAGTAGATGGTGTATATCTGGTGGTAAATCAAAAAGACCTCCCCATAATACAGGAAGAGATACTTGAACAATACAGGTTTAATAAGATAGTAAAGCTTGTAATAGGAGGCAGGTTGAGACAGGATTCAGTTAAAAATGGCCTCGATGCCATTGAAAACCCCTGCGATATTATCATCATCCATGATGGTGCAAGGCCTTTTATTTCACCCTCTTTTATTGAGAAAAGTATATACCTCATGGAGATGTTCGATGCCATAATACCTGCCCTGCCTGTAAAAGATACTATCAAGGTAATTTCAAAAGAGGGTTTTGTTGTTAAGACCCTTGAAAGGGATTCATTATGGCAGGTTCAGACCCCTCAGACCTTTAAATATGACCTTATTACAAAGGCATACAGAGAAGGTATGGCAAAGAAACTGTATGGATACGATGACGCCACATTTCTTGAATCAATCGGTAAAAAAGTAAAGGTCATAGAGGGATCCCCTTATAATATAAAGATAACAACACCTGAAGACCTTATTATGGCGCGAGGCATCCTCTCAGAGATAAAAGGCAGTTTTAATCAATGA
- a CDS encoding CarD family transcriptional regulator, producing MFEVGEVAVYPGHGVGKIESIEEKEFSGTKQAFYIMRILDTDMTIMVPVDGSKNAGLRCVIDSCDVKKVYDILKEKNINHDNAPWNRRYKEYMERIKSGSIFEVAMVLRELYSLKVWKELSFGEKKMFEIARNLIKKELSIALTKDENEVEEEIEQIFIKNYKE from the coding sequence ATGTTTGAGGTAGGCGAAGTGGCTGTTTATCCTGGCCATGGTGTAGGCAAGATAGAATCCATAGAGGAGAAGGAGTTTTCTGGCACAAAGCAGGCTTTTTATATCATGAGGATTCTCGATACAGATATGACTATAATGGTCCCTGTAGATGGCAGCAAGAACGCAGGTCTCAGATGCGTCATCGATTCATGTGATGTTAAAAAGGTTTACGATATACTGAAAGAAAAAAATATAAACCATGATAATGCACCGTGGAACAGACGATATAAGGAATACATGGAGAGGATAAAAAGTGGCTCCATATTCGAGGTTGCCATGGTCCTAAGAGAATTGTATAGCTTGAAGGTGTGGAAGGAACTCTCTTTTGGTGAGAAAAAGATGTTTGAGATTGCCAGAAATCTCATAAAAAAAGAGCTTTCTATCGCACTCACAAAGGATGAAAATGAAGTCGAGGAAGAGATAGAGCAGATTTTTATAAAGAATTATAAGGAATAG
- a CDS encoding sigma-54 dependent transcriptional regulator, whose protein sequence is MMMNNLGNILLVEDDKNQREIIKTILAKEGFYVEDAGTGKKALEILKANSFDVVLTDLRLPDLDGTYILKEVKNQNTPCQVVIITAFGSIPSAVEATKMGAFYYLEKPFEKDQLLIVIKNAMNQVKLLKDNIMLKDQLFDRFHLDNIIGVHKRMEDLFKIVRRVAPTNSTVIIYGESGTGKELFAKSIHYNSPRKNKPFFAINCAAIPETLLESELFGYEKGAFTGALTRHTGLFEQANGSTLFLDEIGDLTLGTQAKLLRAIQEKEIRRLGGKETIRLDVRIIAATNKRLDEEIKKGNFREDLYYRLNVIAFSIPPLRERATDIPLLIEHFLKRINEVHGVKKTVSNEALKLLMGYSWPGNVRQLESIIERAFIMCEGDVIDVEHIPEEVNQDTLKNIPEQINIPDEGIDFETIEKELIKKAYLKAEGKVSVAARLLNMSYDKLWFKIKKMKEKGELFDFTNR, encoded by the coding sequence ATGATGATGAACAATTTAGGAAATATACTGCTTGTTGAAGATGATAAAAACCAGCGAGAGATCATTAAAACCATATTAGCCAAAGAAGGCTTTTATGTGGAAGACGCAGGCACAGGGAAAAAGGCCTTGGAGATATTAAAGGCCAATTCCTTCGATGTTGTCCTTACAGACCTTCGCCTTCCAGATTTAGATGGGACATATATCCTTAAGGAGGTGAAAAATCAAAACACCCCCTGTCAAGTGGTCATAATTACAGCCTTTGGCTCAATACCTTCAGCGGTAGAGGCAACGAAGATGGGTGCATTCTATTATCTTGAAAAACCCTTTGAGAAAGATCAACTCCTTATAGTAATCAAAAACGCCATGAATCAGGTTAAGCTCCTAAAAGATAATATTATGCTCAAAGACCAGCTCTTTGATAGATTCCATCTGGACAATATAATAGGTGTCCATAAAAGGATGGAGGACCTATTCAAGATAGTCAGGAGGGTGGCACCGACAAATTCTACGGTAATTATATACGGTGAAAGTGGCACAGGAAAGGAACTTTTCGCAAAGAGCATTCATTATAACAGCCCAAGGAAGAATAAACCCTTCTTTGCCATAAACTGCGCTGCCATACCTGAAACCCTTTTGGAAAGCGAACTGTTTGGTTATGAAAAAGGTGCATTTACAGGTGCCCTTACAAGGCATACAGGGCTATTTGAGCAGGCAAACGGAAGCACCTTGTTTCTTGATGAGATAGGGGATTTGACCCTTGGAACACAGGCAAAATTACTCAGGGCAATCCAGGAAAAGGAGATCAGGAGGCTTGGTGGCAAGGAGACTATAAGGCTTGATGTGCGCATTATTGCAGCCACCAATAAAAGGCTTGATGAGGAGATCAAAAAGGGTAACTTCAGGGAGGACCTATATTACAGGCTAAATGTGATTGCATTCTCTATTCCACCTTTAAGAGAAAGGGCTACAGACATACCTTTGCTCATTGAACATTTTTTAAAGAGGATAAATGAAGTCCATGGTGTAAAAAAAACCGTATCCAATGAGGCGCTAAAGCTGCTTATGGGATATTCCTGGCCAGGAAATGTAAGACAACTCGAGTCTATTATAGAGCGTGCATTTATAATGTGTGAGGGAGATGTCATAGATGTGGAGCATATACCGGAAGAGGTGAATCAAGACACTTTAAAAAACATCCCCGAACAGATAAATATACCTGATGAGGGTATTGACTTTGAGACTATTGAGAAAGAACTGATTAAAAAGGCATATCTAAAGGCAGAGGGTAAGGTCTCTGTGGCTGCAAGACTCCTTAATATGTCCTATGATAAATTATGGTTTAAGATAAAAAAGATGAAGGAAAAGGGTGAACTTTTTGATTTCACGAATAGATGA